One window of the Ureibacillus sp. FSL W7-1570 genome contains the following:
- the qoxB gene encoding cytochrome aa3 quinol oxidase subunit I — MEFFERFAVPNPNPAIYASMVAIVVVSLAIIFGLTYFKKWGYLWREWLTTVDHKKIGMMYLISALLMLFRGGVDALMLRAQLSMPDNKLLDPQHYNEVFSTHGIVMIIFMAMPFIFAFMNLIVPLQIGARDVAFPRLNAISFWLFAAGAMLFNISFVIGGSPDAGWTSYFPLAGTEFSESVGTNYYMIAIQISGIGSLMTGINMITTILKMRAPGMTLMKMPMFTWASFMACVIIIFAFPVLTIALLMGTTDRLFATNFFTTTNGGMDMLWANFFWVWGHPEVYILILPAFGIYSEVISTFSGRNLYGYKSMVGSMVIISLLSFLVWTHHFFTMGQGALTNSIFSISTMAIAVPTGVKIFNWLLTMWKGKIRFTVPMLYSVGFIPLFTIGGVTGVMLAMSAADYQYHNTMFLVAHFHNTIIPGVVFAMLAGLTYYWPKMFGFMLNERIGKWGFWFLSIGFVLAFFPMYITGLNGQARRMYTYSEATGFGPLNFVAFIGAGLMAIAFCLIVYNIFYSIKHSPRNVGDDPWNARSLEWATHNPVPEYNFARTPHVASSEAFWDAKKHGHELFKGEIEEIHMPNNSGVPFIMGVIFFIAGFSFVFALWVPAVVSLIGIFACMVLRSFEKDDGRHISVEEIKATESKFESAEEIKTAVSTYGGANS; from the coding sequence ATGGAATTTTTTGAACGATTTGCGGTGCCGAATCCAAACCCGGCCATTTATGCATCCATGGTAGCCATCGTCGTCGTATCCCTCGCCATCATCTTTGGGTTGACCTACTTTAAAAAATGGGGTTACCTATGGCGGGAATGGTTGACAACAGTGGACCATAAAAAAATTGGGATGATGTATTTAATCTCTGCGCTATTGATGCTGTTCCGCGGTGGAGTGGATGCCCTCATGTTACGGGCACAGCTTTCCATGCCGGATAATAAATTGCTTGACCCTCAACATTACAATGAAGTGTTTTCAACCCACGGTATTGTCATGATCATCTTTATGGCGATGCCGTTCATCTTCGCTTTTATGAACCTTATTGTTCCATTGCAAATCGGGGCTCGTGATGTGGCGTTCCCTAGACTGAACGCCATCAGCTTCTGGTTATTTGCTGCCGGGGCGATGCTATTTAACATTTCCTTCGTCATTGGCGGTTCACCGGATGCAGGATGGACATCCTACTTCCCTCTTGCCGGCACGGAATTCAGTGAATCTGTCGGAACGAACTATTACATGATCGCCATTCAGATTTCCGGGATCGGTTCCCTGATGACCGGAATCAATATGATTACGACGATTTTAAAAATGCGCGCACCTGGCATGACCTTGATGAAAATGCCGATGTTCACATGGGCCAGCTTTATGGCATGTGTCATCATCATCTTTGCCTTCCCGGTATTGACCATCGCGTTATTGATGGGAACAACCGACCGTTTGTTTGCAACAAACTTCTTTACGACAACAAATGGCGGTATGGACATGCTTTGGGCAAACTTCTTCTGGGTTTGGGGACACCCTGAAGTGTACATCTTGATCTTGCCCGCCTTTGGGATCTACAGTGAAGTGATTTCCACTTTCTCCGGCCGAAACCTTTACGGTTACAAATCCATGGTCGGCTCTATGGTCATTATTTCTTTGCTATCATTCCTTGTTTGGACCCACCACTTCTTTACAATGGGTCAAGGCGCGCTCACAAACAGCATTTTCTCCATTTCCACAATGGCGATTGCGGTGCCGACAGGAGTGAAAATTTTCAACTGGCTGCTCACGATGTGGAAAGGGAAAATCCGTTTTACCGTTCCAATGCTTTACTCAGTCGGATTTATTCCACTGTTCACCATCGGGGGCGTGACCGGAGTCATGCTGGCCATGTCAGCGGCGGACTATCAATATCACAATACAATGTTTTTGGTCGCCCACTTCCATAACACGATCATTCCGGGCGTTGTCTTCGCGATGCTGGCTGGACTCACGTACTACTGGCCTAAAATGTTTGGCTTTATGTTAAATGAACGGATTGGGAAATGGGGCTTCTGGTTCTTATCCATTGGATTTGTTCTCGCCTTCTTCCCGATGTACATCACAGGCTTGAACGGACAAGCCCGCCGTATGTACACATACTCTGAAGCGACAGGTTTCGGACCTTTGAACTTCGTCGCATTCATCGGTGCAGGTTTGATGGCGATCGCCTTCTGTCTCATTGTCTATAACATTTTTTATAGTATCAAACACTCTCCAAGAAACGTTGGAGACGATCCATGGAATGCCCGCTCTTTGGAATGGGCCACTCACAATCCGGTGCCGGAATACAACTTTGCCCGCACGCCTCATGTGGCTTCCAGCGAAGCGTTCTGGGACGCGAAAAAACATGGGCATGAATTGTTCAAAGGCGAAATTGAAGAAATCCATATGCCTAATAACAGCGGAGTGCCGTTCATTATGGGTGTCATCTTCTTCATTGCAGGCTTCTCCTTCGTCTTTGCATTATGGGTTCCTGCGGTTGTCTCTTTAATCGGCATTTTTGCTTGCATGGTGCTACGTTCCTTTGAAAAAGATGACGGACGCCACATTTCGGTGGAAGAAATCAAAGCGACGGAAAGCAAATTTGAATCTGCGGAGGAAATTAAAACAGCCGTAAGCACGTATGGAGGTGCCAATTCATGA
- a CDS encoding cytochrome (ubi)quinol oxidase subunit III translates to MKIDHTQPLEYSTHQNQLNIFGFWIFLGAEIMLFATLFTAYFIMENRTGNGPAGPEIFEISPVLFETFILLTSSFTIGLAVHAMRIGRKKAMLAFLGITLLLGVAFLSAEINEFVHYYHVGATYQTSGFTAALLTTLGTHGGHVTLGFFWGLCIFIQVMRDGINPRTANKSFIFSLYWHFLDVVWIFIFSFIYLKGLM, encoded by the coding sequence ATGAAAATCGATCACACGCAGCCTCTTGAATATAGTACGCACCAAAACCAATTGAACATTTTTGGTTTTTGGATTTTCCTTGGTGCGGAGATTATGTTGTTTGCCACCCTGTTCACAGCTTATTTCATCATGGAAAACCGGACCGGGAATGGACCGGCCGGACCGGAAATTTTCGAAATCAGTCCAGTGTTGTTTGAAACGTTTATTTTGTTAACAAGCAGCTTCACCATCGGCCTTGCCGTACATGCCATGAGAATCGGACGAAAAAAAGCGATGCTCGCCTTTCTGGGAATCACCCTTTTGCTCGGCGTTGCTTTCCTTTCAGCTGAAATCAATGAATTTGTACACTACTACCATGTGGGTGCCACTTATCAAACAAGCGGATTCACCGCCGCCTTGCTTACGACACTCGGAACCCACGGGGGCCACGTCACCCTTGGTTTCTTCTGGGGATTATGCATCTTTATCCAGGTGATGAGAGACGGGATTAATCCTCGTACAGCGAACAAATCCTTCATCTTTTCTCTCTACTGGCACTTCTTGGATGTTGTCTGGATTTTCATCTTCAGCTTCATCTACTTGAAAGGATTGATGTGA
- the qoxD gene encoding cytochrome aa3 quinol oxidase subunit IV, with product MKELFPAKQVGGYIFSLVLTLVALLVYLLDFTFPVAMTILLVTAFVQASVQLVLFMHAGETEDGKAIYTNVLYGIIIAVVTIIGSLLIFVWDM from the coding sequence ATGAAAGAATTGTTTCCTGCGAAACAGGTCGGCGGCTATATTTTTTCATTGGTGTTGACCTTGGTTGCATTGCTCGTGTATTTATTGGATTTCACTTTTCCCGTGGCAATGACGATTCTTCTTGTGACCGCTTTTGTACAAGCCTCAGTGCAGCTCGTGCTGTTTATGCACGCCGGTGAAACGGAAGATGGCAAAGCGATTTATACGAATGTCCTATATGGAATCATTATCGCTGTGGTAACAATCATCGGTTCACTATTAATCTTTGTTTGGGATATGTAA
- a CDS encoding enoyl-CoA hydratase/isomerase family protein — protein sequence MDEAIVVKEREDGIGIITLNRPEKKNALNISMRRKISEYLNRWKDSEHIGVVIITGAGNAFSSGFDLTEFQDPALFDEIYESSAKYHRDVWHFPKPMIAGVNGLAFGGGFDLATLCDLRVSSIDAVFAHPEIKFGAPPIYTPLSWIVGEGIAKDLCFTGRKLDANKAHDIGFVNYLVEHGQVLSKSIEIAKQILEAPSDTLRFTKQFMIKQREESFEAAFRIEHDQAFKEVLFKHLKK from the coding sequence ATGGATGAAGCAATCGTGGTGAAGGAAAGAGAAGATGGAATCGGGATCATTACGTTGAATCGGCCAGAAAAAAAGAATGCCTTAAACATTTCAATGCGAAGAAAAATTTCGGAATATTTGAACAGATGGAAGGATTCGGAGCATATCGGTGTTGTGATCATTACAGGGGCGGGCAACGCATTTTCCAGCGGTTTTGATTTAACGGAGTTTCAAGACCCGGCTTTATTTGATGAAATCTATGAGTCTTCCGCCAAATACCATCGGGATGTCTGGCATTTTCCAAAGCCGATGATTGCCGGCGTCAACGGATTGGCCTTTGGGGGAGGCTTTGATTTGGCAACGCTCTGTGATTTAAGGGTCAGCTCAATCGATGCCGTTTTTGCCCATCCAGAAATCAAGTTTGGCGCCCCGCCTATTTATACACCGCTCTCTTGGATTGTGGGGGAAGGGATTGCGAAGGATCTTTGTTTTACAGGAAGAAAACTGGATGCCAACAAAGCACATGACATCGGCTTCGTGAATTATCTGGTGGAACATGGACAAGTATTAAGTAAATCCATTGAAATTGCAAAGCAAATTTTAGAAGCTCCTTCAGACACCTTGCGATTCACAAAACAATTTATGATCAAACAGCGGGAAGAAAGTTTTGAAGCAGCCTTTCGCATTGAGCACGATCAAGCGTTTAAAGAAGTGTTATTTAAACATCTCAAAAAATAG
- a CDS encoding transposase yields the protein MYILQESLFSFEELQILESKEKLPIFFSALDLRPYAKQLKSSSPQGAEGHSKEGILRALIAAPLEGIDTFTSLHNRLKNDLRFRYQCGLDISRPAPSISTLSRVFSSLTKTGLVKRIFQDLVQLAQEEGVIDGKHQAIDSAAIDAYEKKQPKKRSEQTGNANWGAKFDSFGNKITWFGYKMHLSVDTKSELPMAIEVTPAHINDGDVAPQLIEQVKSCTNSKIDFLIMDGGYDQLKNYESAKNIGAQAIIPLNLRNEKEPPEGIASNGTPRCSMGYEMTYWGANKDQLKFRCPHATGKVDCPLGMAACSSSNYGMVVKINVNKDLRRYSNPHRDSKRWKELYNERTSVERCNSRMKSYLTANSLHVWGIDKVKTHIYLNAIVLLVSALAMAKESKKQQTA from the coding sequence TTGTATATTCTACAAGAAAGTCTATTTTCCTTTGAAGAATTGCAAATTTTAGAGTCAAAAGAGAAATTACCGATCTTTTTTAGTGCTCTAGATTTGCGTCCTTATGCTAAACAATTGAAAAGTTCTTCACCCCAAGGGGCTGAAGGACATTCCAAAGAAGGGATATTAAGGGCTCTTATCGCTGCCCCATTAGAAGGTATTGATACTTTTACTTCTCTTCACAATCGATTAAAAAATGACCTGCGTTTTCGTTACCAATGTGGTTTAGATATTAGCAGGCCTGCACCATCCATCTCTACTCTTAGCCGAGTATTTTCTTCACTAACCAAAACTGGACTTGTGAAAAGAATCTTTCAAGATCTCGTCCAGTTAGCTCAAGAGGAAGGAGTAATTGATGGAAAACATCAGGCTATCGACAGTGCCGCCATTGATGCTTATGAAAAGAAGCAGCCTAAGAAGCGAAGTGAACAAACAGGCAACGCCAATTGGGGGGCAAAGTTTGATTCCTTCGGTAATAAAATTACTTGGTTTGGCTATAAGATGCATCTTTCCGTTGACACCAAAAGTGAATTACCAATGGCGATTGAAGTAACCCCTGCTCATATCAACGATGGGGATGTCGCACCACAATTAATTGAACAAGTAAAGAGTTGTACAAACTCTAAAATTGATTTCCTGATAATGGATGGTGGGTACGACCAGCTAAAAAACTACGAATCCGCCAAGAACATCGGGGCTCAAGCTATTATTCCACTCAATTTGCGTAATGAAAAGGAGCCTCCCGAAGGAATTGCCTCCAATGGAACCCCACGCTGTTCGATGGGGTACGAAATGACTTATTGGGGCGCCAATAAGGATCAGCTCAAATTCAGATGTCCACACGCAACCGGAAAAGTGGATTGCCCATTAGGAATGGCAGCCTGTTCATCCTCCAACTATGGAATGGTAGTAAAAATTAACGTGAATAAGGATCTTCGCCGGTACTCTAATCCACACCGCGATTCCAAACGTTGGAAAGAACTTTACAATGAGCGAACCAGTGTAGAACGGTGCAATTCAAGAATGAAAAGTTATCTTACAGCGAACTCCCTGCATGTGTGGGGAATCGATAAAGTAAAAACTCATATTTACTTGAACGCCATCGTATTACTGGTTTCAGCTCTCGCAATGGCAAAAGAGAGTAAAAAGCAACAAACCGCTTAA
- a CDS encoding DUF4062 domain-containing protein has translation MDKLSVFISSVAQDSLTTLRMRTKQLLDNLGHEGIIFEESIMFTELDSVKTCLEYVKDSDMLILFIDTKAGSMISSEGKSVTHLEFLTAHEEGKKVLVYVNRQVVDEFFKLRVLQN, from the coding sequence GTGGATAAACTTTCAGTCTTTATTAGTTCTGTTGCTCAAGATTCATTGACAACGTTGAGGATGAGAACTAAACAATTATTAGATAATTTGGGTCATGAAGGTATTATTTTTGAAGAGAGTATTATGTTTACTGAATTGGATAGTGTTAAAACATGTTTGGAATATGTAAAAGACAGTGATATGTTAATATTATTTATAGACACTAAAGCTGGCTCAATGATTTCCTCCGAAGGTAAATCTGTTACTCATTTGGAATTTTTAACTGCCCATGAAGAAGGAAAAAAGGTCTTGGTTTATGTAAATCGACAAGTTGTTGATGAATTTTTTAAATTGAGAGTTTTGCAAAATTAG
- a CDS encoding carbon starvation protein A, with protein sequence MNAITIVIGAICILVIAYRFYGIFFTKKVLKIKDDQPTPAHTYNDGKDFVPTNKWIAFGHHFAAIAAAGPLVGPVLAAQFGYLPGYLWLLIGAVIGGAVHDAVVLFASMMKGGKSLSEVMKEELGPVAGFCTGLAMLFIITITMAGLSMVILGALAENPWGTFAVASTIPIAMIMGLINRFTGNIKLSTIIGVVLLVAAVFYGPSIQGTWLGDVLTLDKDTLAMILPVYAFFAAALPVWFLLAPRDYLSSFMKIGVFIALIIGVFIINPTIQFPAIIPDFINGGGPIVAGPVWPFVSITIACGAISGFHAFVGSGTTPKMLNRWEDIRPVGFGAMLVECVVGVMALVAATVLHPADYFAINSAPEKFAQLGMTVVDLPVLSEAIGMDLEGRTGGAVTLAVGMASIFSGIKWFSHLTSYFYQFVIMFEAVFILTAIDAGTRTARYLIQDFLGNVIKPLKKTDSMLGAIGASALACLMWGYLLNSGDIASVWALFGVSNQLMASIGLVCGVTFVLKIADKRIYALTCLIPLAYLYVTVNVAGIWMIKNVYWNEAASGFNMVNGVLSVIMLALGLVIVVTSIVKWKELWASPRFSKVATINN encoded by the coding sequence ATGAATGCAATCACCATTGTAATCGGGGCAATCTGCATTTTAGTAATTGCTTACCGATTTTACGGCATTTTCTTTACGAAAAAAGTGTTGAAAATCAAAGATGATCAACCGACACCGGCACATACATACAATGACGGAAAAGACTTTGTGCCAACAAATAAATGGATTGCTTTTGGCCATCACTTTGCGGCCATTGCAGCGGCTGGTCCATTGGTGGGACCGGTGTTGGCGGCCCAATTCGGATATCTGCCGGGATATTTATGGCTTTTGATTGGGGCCGTTATTGGCGGGGCTGTGCATGATGCGGTGGTGTTATTCGCATCCATGATGAAAGGCGGAAAATCCCTTTCAGAAGTCATGAAAGAAGAATTGGGACCGGTTGCCGGCTTTTGTACAGGCCTTGCCATGCTATTTATTATCACCATTACGATGGCAGGACTTTCCATGGTGATTTTGGGGGCGTTGGCTGAAAATCCATGGGGCACATTCGCCGTTGCTTCCACCATTCCAATCGCCATGATCATGGGATTGATCAACCGGTTTACCGGAAATATCAAATTATCGACCATCATCGGTGTGGTTCTGCTCGTTGCGGCAGTCTTCTATGGACCATCCATCCAAGGCACTTGGTTGGGGGATGTATTAACTTTAGATAAAGATACATTGGCGATGATCTTGCCGGTTTACGCGTTCTTTGCGGCAGCCTTGCCGGTATGGTTCCTGCTTGCACCGAGAGATTATCTGTCCAGCTTTATGAAAATTGGGGTATTTATCGCGTTAATCATTGGGGTATTTATTATAAATCCAACAATACAATTTCCAGCCATTATTCCGGATTTTATTAATGGCGGCGGTCCCATTGTTGCGGGTCCTGTATGGCCATTTGTATCCATCACCATCGCCTGCGGTGCGATTTCCGGTTTCCACGCGTTTGTAGGCTCCGGTACAACACCGAAAATGCTGAATCGTTGGGAGGATATCCGACCTGTCGGATTTGGTGCCATGTTGGTGGAATGTGTGGTAGGGGTGATGGCATTGGTTGCCGCGACGGTTCTACATCCGGCCGACTATTTCGCCATCAACTCGGCGCCTGAAAAATTCGCCCAATTAGGCATGACGGTCGTGGATTTACCGGTGCTTTCCGAAGCAATCGGCATGGATCTTGAAGGGCGTACTGGCGGTGCGGTGACATTGGCTGTGGGGATGGCTTCCATTTTCTCAGGCATCAAATGGTTCAGCCATTTGACAAGCTACTTCTATCAATTCGTCATCATGTTTGAAGCCGTCTTCATTTTAACGGCGATTGATGCCGGTACGCGTACGGCCCGATATTTGATTCAAGACTTTTTGGGGAATGTGATCAAACCGTTGAAGAAAACGGATTCGATGCTTGGAGCAATCGGTGCAAGCGCCTTGGCCTGCTTGATGTGGGGGTATTTATTGAATTCCGGGGACATCGCATCCGTATGGGCGCTGTTCGGGGTATCCAACCAGTTGATGGCATCCATCGGGTTAGTGTGCGGCGTGACATTTGTATTGAAAATCGCAGATAAACGCATTTACGCCCTGACATGTTTGATTCCGCTCGCTTACCTATATGTGACGGTCAATGTGGCAGGCATCTGGATGATCAAAAATGTCTACTGGAACGAAGCGGCAAGTGGATTCAATATGGTGAATGGCGTGTTATCGGTCATCATGTTGGCGCTTGGGTTGGTGATTGTGGTGACGTCCATTGTGAAGTGGAAAGAACTTTGGGCAAGCCCCCGCTTCAGCAAAGTGGCAACCATCAACAACTAA
- a CDS encoding CPBP family intramembrane glutamic endopeptidase has translation MSLIHKYKEPAFIIVASIFACIMLYIIEQILLSTYEIKTIFKIIFFTSIPLIYWKWFQPAKRMKEKQSGLRLSFALSTAVFCIIWLVFWLFGSFVDFSNILKELELSKNEYILRGIYIIFGNSFLEEFFFRGFIFLNLYESGYRKTAYGFSSLLFSIYHIALFQSWFSLWIMLLILLSLFAVGFVFDVLTKRAGSFKGSWVVHISADLAIILIGWVMFFA, from the coding sequence TTGTCATTGATTCATAAATACAAAGAACCCGCTTTCATCATTGTTGCGTCCATTTTTGCATGCATCATGTTATACATCATTGAACAGATTCTTTTATCCACCTATGAAATCAAAACGATCTTCAAAATTATCTTTTTTACCTCCATTCCGCTGATTTATTGGAAATGGTTTCAACCTGCCAAAAGGATGAAAGAAAAACAATCGGGGCTGCGGTTGAGCTTTGCCCTTTCCACCGCTGTTTTCTGCATCATTTGGCTTGTTTTTTGGCTCTTTGGTTCCTTTGTGGACTTTTCCAATATCCTGAAAGAACTGGAACTGTCAAAAAACGAGTATATTTTGAGAGGCATTTATATCATTTTTGGGAATTCTTTTTTGGAAGAGTTCTTTTTCCGGGGATTCATCTTCTTGAATCTTTATGAATCGGGTTACCGGAAAACCGCCTATGGGTTTTCTTCCTTGTTGTTTTCCATTTATCATATTGCGTTGTTTCAAAGCTGGTTTTCCCTTTGGATTATGCTCCTTATTCTTCTCTCATTATTTGCCGTGGGTTTTGTTTTTGACGTTCTCACGAAACGGGCCGGTTCCTTTAAAGGCTCCTGGGTGGTGCATATCAGCGCGGATCTTGCCATCATCCTCATCGGATGGGTCATGTTTTTTGCATGA
- a CDS encoding bifunctional adenosylcobinamide kinase/adenosylcobinamide-phosphate guanylyltransferase, with translation MQSVIGGAYNGKRKFVKESLKDLENQRIFFFEGEIPDGPFTKGDYVIVGHFEKMVPQYEGLSEDEIVEQMMAKLLKLDEVTNLICICTDIGRGIVPLSKEERHLRDTCGRLYQQLFEKSEKVIRVWYGIPEVLKGDHCRLIKS, from the coding sequence ATGCAATCGGTTATCGGTGGCGCCTATAACGGTAAGAGAAAATTTGTAAAGGAATCATTGAAAGACTTGGAGAATCAGCGGATCTTTTTCTTTGAAGGGGAAATTCCGGACGGCCCCTTTACAAAAGGGGATTATGTCATCGTTGGCCATTTTGAAAAGATGGTCCCCCAATACGAAGGCTTGTCCGAAGATGAAATTGTGGAACAAATGATGGCCAAGTTGTTGAAATTGGATGAAGTGACGAATTTGATTTGCATATGCACAGACATCGGCCGCGGCATCGTCCCCCTTTCCAAAGAGGAGCGCCATTTGAGGGATACTTGCGGCCGGTTGTATCAGCAACTGTTTGAAAAGAGCGAAAAAGTGATCCGGGTGTGGTATGGGATTCCTGAAGTGTTGAAAGGGGACCATTGCCGTTTGATCAAATCTTAA
- a CDS encoding histidine phosphatase family protein: protein MGNSVVVHLIRHEKTKANWQRKYLGWTDEPIAIRKAVCSVPVHTETVYGSDLKRCRETAELYFPNARYLPFSGLRELDFGDFEMKTYEELKHFETYRRWIDAPYKVTPPDGESFVDFEKRVLDTFHHIVGSGGEYVFVVHGGVIRLLISKFLKEHSFQEVTAEHRTIYTFVWDDVGSLKGGEACNRLSVAPITVRENL, encoded by the coding sequence ATGGGGAATTCTGTTGTTGTGCATCTGATTCGCCACGAAAAAACGAAGGCGAATTGGCAACGGAAATATCTTGGATGGACGGATGAACCGATCGCGATCCGGAAGGCGGTTTGCTCGGTTCCGGTACATACAGAAACCGTCTATGGCAGCGATTTGAAACGCTGCCGGGAAACGGCAGAACTGTACTTTCCCAATGCCCGGTACCTCCCGTTTTCCGGTTTGAGGGAACTCGATTTCGGGGATTTTGAGATGAAAACCTATGAAGAATTGAAACATTTTGAAACCTATCGCCGATGGATTGATGCGCCGTACAAGGTGACGCCCCCCGACGGCGAATCTTTTGTTGATTTTGAAAAGCGGGTGCTGGACACGTTTCATCATATTGTGGGCAGCGGAGGAGAGTATGTGTTTGTCGTCCATGGCGGGGTGATCCGATTGTTGATTTCAAAATTTTTGAAGGAACATAGTTTCCAGGAAGTGACGGCAGAGCATCGAACGATTTACACTTTCGTTTGGGATGATGTTGGATCGTTGAAAGGGGGAGAAGCATGCAATCGGTTATCGGTGGCGCCTATAACGGTAAGAGAAAATTTGTAA
- the cobS gene encoding adenosylcobinamide-GDP ribazoletransferase has translation MKNLVYGFLLSLQFFTSFPIRKALPMTDKSVTAMFGAMPFISLLMGMAVVLVIRLNDVYFEFSPLFLAILVAVLNVAMTGGLHLDGWIDLGDAYFSYRDKEKRLEILSDSRVGAFGAIALAVLLLLKVGIFHEMFLQRPSHLFYYVLIVPLLCRLAIMIYFNMSVNVKESGLAAYFKKQVIPGRLWIFIGVYLLIILVFGILLKDVFFFVLLVVMLISALFYRNWTYKHFGGMTGDLLGALYEGMELVLWGILLLCI, from the coding sequence GTGAAAAATTTAGTATATGGATTTTTATTATCTTTGCAATTTTTTACTTCCTTTCCCATCCGGAAGGCGCTTCCGATGACGGACAAAAGCGTGACAGCAATGTTTGGCGCAATGCCGTTTATCAGCCTGTTGATGGGAATGGCGGTTGTACTGGTGATCCGATTAAATGATGTTTATTTTGAATTTTCCCCGCTTTTTTTAGCCATTTTGGTGGCGGTGCTGAATGTGGCCATGACAGGCGGTTTGCATCTGGATGGCTGGATTGATTTGGGGGATGCGTACTTTTCCTACCGTGACAAAGAAAAAAGGCTGGAAATTTTGAGCGACTCCAGGGTTGGAGCATTCGGCGCGATCGCTTTGGCGGTCCTATTATTATTGAAAGTGGGCATTTTTCATGAGATGTTCCTTCAGCGCCCTTCACATCTTTTTTATTATGTTCTTATAGTGCCCCTTTTGTGCCGTCTGGCGATCATGATCTATTTTAATATGTCGGTCAATGTGAAGGAGTCGGGATTGGCCGCTTATTTTAAAAAACAGGTGATTCCGGGTCGTCTTTGGATCTTTATAGGGGTTTATCTGTTGATCATTCTCGTGTTTGGAATTTTGTTGAAGGACGTTTTTTTCTTTGTTTTGCTAGTGGTCATGCTGATTTCGGCCTTATTTTACCGAAACTGGACGTACAAACATTTCGGCGGCATGACGGGCGATTTGCTCGGCGCATTATATGAAGGGATGGAACTGGTGCTATGGGGAATTCTGTTGTTGTGCATCTGA
- a CDS encoding bifunctional adenosylcobinamide kinase/adenosylcobinamide-phosphate guanylyltransferase, whose product MGKIIFITGGVRSGKSAFAEHYAKTLFGRHQKGLFYIASGVPFDEEMKKRIRRHQNDRERSQLPWVTMEVADDLPQATFGADDIVLWDCITTWLNNVLYKTEQSENRYVKIQQSIERFQQTVGRWKQDGAIVLLVSNEVLDEASSIYEEVNLYRELIGKLHQWIVAICDEAYELDYGINVRRK is encoded by the coding sequence GTGGGCAAAATCATTTTTATTACCGGTGGAGTCCGGAGCGGAAAAAGCGCCTTTGCGGAACACTATGCGAAAACCCTTTTTGGGCGGCATCAGAAAGGGTTATTTTATATCGCTTCCGGCGTCCCTTTTGATGAAGAAATGAAAAAGCGGATACGCCGGCACCAAAATGACCGGGAACGATCACAATTGCCGTGGGTGACAATGGAAGTCGCCGATGACCTGCCGCAAGCGACTTTCGGTGCGGACGACATTGTATTGTGGGATTGTATCACGACCTGGTTAAACAATGTATTGTATAAAACGGAACAGAGTGAAAATCGATATGTAAAAATTCAACAATCGATTGAAAGATTCCAACAAACGGTCGGGCGATGGAAACAGGACGGTGCCATTGTGCTGTTGGTATCGAATGAAGTGCTCGATGAAGCCTCTTCAATCTATGAGGAAGTCAATTTATATCGTGAACTGATCGGCAAGCTTCATCAATGGATTGTGGCAATTTGCGATGAAGCGTATGAATTGGATTATGGAATCAATGTACGTAGGAAATAG